One Skermanella pratensis genomic window, CGGCGGCGACATCAGCCGCAAGCGCAAGCTGCTCGACAAGCAGAAGGAAGGCAAGAAGCGGATGCGCCAGTTCGGCCAAGTGGAAATCCCGCAGAGCGCCTTCATCGCCGCCCTCAAGATGAACGACAGCTGAATGACCGCCCCCGGCTCGCCGGGGGCGTTTTTCATTCAGGGCAGAAGCAGGATCGCTCCCGTGGTGGCGCGGGACTCCGCCGCCCTGTGCGCCTCCGCCGCCTCGGCGAGGGCGAAGCGGCGGCCGATCTCCACCTTGACCATCCCGGCGGCGATGGCTTCGAACAGGTCGGCCGCGTTGGCCCGAAAGGTTGCCGGGTCGGCATTGTGCGGGAAGACCGATGGCCGGGTCAGGAACAGGTTTCCCTTCTTGTTCAGAAGCTCCGGGTCGATCGCGGGGGCGGGGCCGGAGGCGGCGCCATAGACCACGACAAGCCCGAACGGAGCGGCGCAGTCGAGCGACTTGAGGAAAGTGTCGCGGCCGACCGAGTCATAGACGACGCGGGCCTTGCGACCTCCGGTCTCCTTCAGCAGCCTCTCCGGCCAGTCCGGGTCCGTGTAGTCGACCGCCACGTCGCAGCCGGCGGCCCGGGCGATCGCGCATTTCTCCGGCGAGCCTGCCGTGCCGACGACATGGGCGCCCAGCGCCTTGGCCCAGCGGGACAGGATCTGCCCGACGCCGCCGGCTGCGGCGTGGACCAGCACCAGGTCGCCGGCCTGCACGGCGTGGGTCTTCTTCAGCAGATACTGGGCGGTCAAGCCCTTGAACAGCAGGGACGCCGCCTGCTCGTCGGTGACTTCCGCCGGGATCTTCACCAGTTTCGCGGCCGGAACGTTCCGGATGTCGGCATAGGCGCCCAGCCCGGCATTCATGTAGGCGACGCGGTCGCCCACGGCGATGTCCCGGACCTCCGGCCCGACCGCTTCGACCACGCCGGCGCCCTCGTGACCCAGGCCGGTCGGCAGCGGGAGCGGATAGACGCCCTTGCGCTGGTAGACATCGATGTAGTTGAAGCCGACGGCGTTCTGCCGGACCTGCGCCTCGCCGGATCCCGGCGGAGGCAGGTCAGCCATTTCGAGGCGCATCACGTCGGGCGGTCCGAACTCCGCGATGCGGATCATGCGGGCGGTGGTCATCGGGTGCTCCGTGGTTCCAAGGGGTGCTTGCCCGTCAGGCGCAGGGGCGCCAGGGCCTCTGGCAGGCGATGCGGGCGTGCCGCGCGTCGTGGTGGCGCGGGTTTATCAGGATGTTGTGGCTTTCCGGCATGAGGGCCGAGGGAACGCGGAGCAGGGCGGAGCGCGCTTCCGCCAGCCAGCGGTCTCCGAAGGCCCGGCAGGCCTCGCGGTTTTCCAGGTGCGGCGCGTCCTCGAATCCGAGATAGTTGGTGTCGATGCCCAGCAGGACGTAGTCGTCCGGCACCAAAGCGAAATCCAGGTCCAGGTTGGCGCGCAGTTCGAGCGCCGCGAGCGCCGCATCCATGGCGGCGTAGACCACCGGCGTCCGCGGCGACGTCCACCGGCCGCCGAGAAGCTCGGCACCGGCGCCGGACAGGTCGGCGAAGGGCAGGCGGGTCAGGCGCCAGACTCGCATCAGGCGGCCAAGCCGTGGGCGATGCGGCCGAGCAGATGTTCGACCAGCCGCGCCCCCTCTTCGGTATCGAGAAGATCGAGCGGCGCCTCGTCCTCCAAGGCCTTGGACGGTCGGCGCAACCAGGTCAGCGCCTTCTCCCGGGAGCGGAAGGTCTCCATCGCATCCGCGATGATCCGGGCGATCCGGATCACCCGGCCGGACTGCTCGGGCGTCAGGCACTTCTTGCGCCGCCGTTCGGCCAGAACCTTCGGCGGTGCGACGATGCGATCCACCTCGGCTTGGCTGATCACCTGCAGTTCAAGCAGGTGATCGATCACGTCCACCGGCAGACCGTCGCGAACCAGACGCGCGATGTCCAGGTCACTCGAAAGCGTGCGGCCAGTGGTCTTTTCACCCCCCACGAGGGCGATCACCTGAGCGGCGCTGATCATACCTCAACCTCTCGGCCGACAGCCACGCGGCGCGGCGGCCTGAAAGCTTAAGGTGAAAATCCGAACCCATCAAGGGGAGGCATCATGCCGACGCGGGTACGACGCGGAAGTAGGTGCGGTCGGCGGTGCCGAGCCTGGACTGAAGGTCCTTGGCGACGATATCCCCGGCGACCTGGCTGGGCAGTTCAAGGATCCTGTGGTCCATGGTGCCGTGCTCCCCGGATGTGCCGAGTATCAGGAAGACGGGTCGTGAATTTTCTTTTTGCATGGCGTTTCCTCCTTACTGAGAAGCCAGCTTAATGCATGTTCGTGACGTTTTGCATTTTACCGATCGGTTTAATGCCGTGCGGCATTCTGCCGCTAAAGAGATTACGAATTAGTTTTACTATGCGCAGCGTTCCGCCAGCAGGTCGTTCCAGTCATACCGGACCATGTTCGCCCGCACTTCCGCCGGCGGGCCGATGCGGGGACCGCCCAGATAGGTCACTCCGGCCGAGGCGGCGGCTCGGGCCTGCTCGATCGTGCGGATGCCGACGAGGGCCACGCGCGTGCCCGTATGTTCCAGAATGCGGCCGGGGCGGGGGATGGGGCGGGGCGTTCCTCCTCCGCCAGAAGACCGTAAAGGCCGGTCGTTGTCCTGCCGATGAGTTCGCTCGCGGCCATGTCCCGGCCTCCCGGATCTGCGTGGCCATCCGACGGAATGCCCCTAAGTCTCACCGGCGGCATCACGACGCGGAATTTCAGTATGCTTGCGTATGGTGCCGGAGCGCTTGCGGTCGGCAGTGCTTGCGGTCAGTCCTCCGTCCGTCCCTCCTGCCGCAGCTGGTCGCGCAGCGCCGGGCGGTAGTCGGGGTATTTCAGGGTGACGCCCAGCTCGTCCTTGATCCGGTCGTTGCGCACCTTCTTGTTGTCCGCATAGAAGCTGGCCGCCATCGGGGACAGCTCGGCCCGGTCGAACGGCACCAGCGGCGGCGGCTCCACCCCCAGCAGCTCGCAGGCGAAGGCGGTGACCTCGTGGCCGGGGGCCGGATTGTCGTCGCACAGGTTGTAGGCGGCACCGGGGTTGGGCCGGTCGATCGAGGCGCGCAGCGTCCGCGCGATGTCGTCCACATGGATCCGGCTGAAGACCTGTCCCGGCTTGTCGATGCGGCGCGCCGTCCCGTTGCGAACGCTGTCGATCACGCTCCGGCCGGGACCGTAGATGCCGGCCAGGCGGAACAGGTGGACCGGCACTTCGTGATCGCGCCGCAGCCGGAGCCAAGCCTGCTCGGCGGCGGCCCGCTGCTTCTGGCGGCGGCCGGTCGGCTGGAGCGGCGTGGACTCGTCCACCCAGGCGCCGTCATGGTCGCCGTAGACGCCTGTCGTGGACAGATAGCCGACCCAGCGCAGTCCCGGCATCAGCGCCGCGATATCGGCAGCGTGGTGGTCGAGCACCGGGTCGCCGTCGGCATCGGGCGGCACGGCGGTCAGGAGATGGGTCGTTCCGGCGAGGGCCGCGGCGGCATCGTCCAGCGGCCGGCCGCGGTCGAACAGGTGCGTCTCGATGCCGCGCGCCGAATGGGCTGCCGCCTTGTCCGGGCTGCGCGTCGTGCCGGCGATGCGCCAGCCTTCGGGCCCATGCTCGCGCCGTGTGAGGTCGATGAAGGCCAGCGGGCTGAAACCCAGACCGAAGCAGAAGAGTCGGGGCGTTTGCGGTTGCTGCATGATGGTTGGCCTTGCGCTCGGAAACTCCAGGCCCGAACTTAAGGGCCACCATGACCAGATACAATGATCCCCCGAACCGCTCCGCCATCCGCCGTCTTCCGGTGCTGGCCGTGCTCGCGATCCTGGCGGCGGTGCCCGCCGCAGCCGCCGATCGCGAGGCTGTCGAGCACGCCCGCGAGGCGACCGCCTGCATGCAGCTGGCCGAGAAGAGGCCGGATGCGGCTTTCGACAGCGCCCTGACCTGGGAGGACCGCGGCGGCGGCGACATGGCCCGCCTGTGCCAAGCGATGGCGCTGTTCCACCAGGGGCAGTTCCAGGCCGCGGCGACGCGGCTGGAGGATCTCGTGCCGACCCTCGGCAAGGACACGCCCGAAGGAGCATCGAGCCTGCTGGCCCGCGCCGGCTGGGCTTGGCTTCGGGCGGGGGACACGGCCAAGGCGGAAAGATCCTACACCCAGGCCCTCGGCTACAGCCCGCGCGACCCCGAGTTGATGATCGACCGGGCTTTCGCCCGGGCCGAAGCCCAGCGCTACTGGGAAGCGATCGAGGACCTTAACCGGGCGATCGATCTGGCGCCGCGGCGTGCAGAGGCCTATCTCTACCGCGCCGGGGCTTATCGGGCGCTGGGCAACGACAGCAAGGCGCTCGACGATGTCGGCGTCGCCCTTCAGCTCGAACCGTCGAATCCGGAAGCGCTGCTGTTGCGCGGCAACCTGCGCGCGGTGACCGGCAACGCGGAGGGCGCCAAGTCCGACTGGAATACGGTCATGCGGATCGATCCCGACACCACCAGCGCCCGGGCCGCCGCGGACAACTTGAAACGGCTCCGCGACGGGCAGGCGGCCCCGCCGGCCGCCGGCGCGCCTCCCGCGCGTTAGGGCGCAGGGCCTATGTGGCCGGGACCTGCTCCCGGCAGCCCTCGAAGATGTCCTCCATGATCCGGCGCAGGTCGTAGCGCTGGCTCCAGCCGGGATAGTCGCGCCGGAAGACGCGGATATCGCTGATCCACCAGATATGGTCGCCGACCCGGTTGTCGTCGCGGTAGGTGATGTCCATCGGCCGCCCGGTCAGTTCCTCGCAGATCCCGATGGCTTCCAGCATGGAGCAGTTGGAGTGGCGGCCGCCGCCCATGTTGTAGACGGCGCCGGGGCGCGGCGCCTCGAACACGTGCCAGAACGCCGAGACCAGGTCGTGCGAGTGGATGTTGTCGCGCACCTGCTTGCCCTTGTAGCCGAACACGGTATAGGGCCTGCCGACGACCGCGCACTTCATCAGGTACGACAGGAAACCGTGGAGTTCCGCCCCGGAATGGCCGGGTCCGGTCAGGCAGCCGCCGCGGAAGACGGCGGTGCGCATCCCGAAATAGCGGCCGTATTCCTGCACCAGCACGTCGGCCGCGACCTTGGAGGCGCCGAACAGGCTGTGCAGGGTATGGTCGATGCTCATGGCTTCCGGAATGCCGTGTTCGGCCCAGGGATGGTCTTGCGACAGTTCCCAGCGGGTCTCCAACTCGACCAGCGGCAGCGCGTTGGGCGTGTCGCCATAGACCTTGTTGGTGCTGGTGAAGATGAAGACGGCGTCCCCGCAGAATTTCCGGGTTGCCTCAAGCAGGTTCAGCGTGCCGTTGGCGTTGGTGGTGAAATCGGTTACCGGTTCGCGGGCCGCCCAGTCGTGGGAAGGCTGCGCCGCGGTGTGGACCACCGCCGCGATGTCCGCGCCGTATCGCTCGAAGATCGCCTCGATCGCCGCGGCGTCCCGGATATCGACGGCGTGGTGGCGGTATGCAGGGATATCGCGGGCCAGCCGTTCCAGGCTCCACCGCGTGCTCGCACCGTCGCCGAAGAAATAGCGCCGCATGTCGTTGTCGATGCCGACGACGTCCAGTCCCTTGGCGTGGAAGTAGCGGGTCGCTTCCGCGCCGATCAGGCCGGCCGACCCGGTCACGATGACGATCGCCATGGCCACGTTTCCTTCTGAGGAGTTATGCCGAAAGTAAAGGGACCGAAAGTAAGGGCCGGTCGGTTAAGCGCCGGTTAGCGTCCGCTCGGCGTCGCGGCGGCGCCGATCCTCCCGGACGCCGTCCAGCAGGCAGACCAGCCTGTCGCCCATCGCGCCGAGATGGTAGCCGTCGAGTACGGTCGCGTAGGCTCGCTCCGTCATGGCGCGGCGCAGGTCGCCGTCCAGGATCAGGGTCCCCATCCGCCGCATGTAGCCGGGAAGGTCCGATGCGAGCATCCCGCTCTCCCCGTCGCGGAGGATATGCGCCGCCTCGCCGACCGGGGTGCCGAGCACGGCCACCTTCATGGCCATGTACTCGAACATCTTGGTCGGGCTCTTGCAGTGGTTGAACGGGTTGTCGGCCAGGGGCAGCAGGCCGATGTCGCACCGGGCCAGCAGGGCGGGCGCCTCCGTCGGCGCGATGCGTTCCCGGAAGACCAGGTTCGGCAGGTCGCCCAGCCGGGCGGCCAGGGTCGCCTTGAACTCCGGCCAGAAATCGCCGAAGCCGACGATGGTCAGCCGGGCAAGGTCGCGGATCGACGGCGGCAGCGCGGCGAAGGCGTCGATCGCCATGGTCACGTCGGCGACGATCTGCGGCCCCCAGATGTCGCCCAGCCAGATCAGCTCGACGGGATCGCCCGGCCCGCGCCCGGCCGCGTCGCGCAGGCCGGCGTCGAACATGGACAGGTCCGTTCCGGTCGGGACCAGTTCGCACCGCTCGTTGAACTGGCTGATGATCTCGACCAGTTGGCGGCTGGCGCAGACGCACAGGTCGGAGCTCCTGGCCATTTCCGCGGTTGCCGGGACCGGCCCGATGCTGGGCATGAACCGGGTCATTCCCGGCATGAACGGCGACCGGAAGTCGAAATCGTCGTAGTCCAGGACGACCGGATTGCCGTTCATGCCGGCGGCGAGCGCCACCGAGAGGCTGTGGTACGAAACCTTCTGCATGTAGAGGATGGCCGTCGGGTTGAGCTTGAGGATGTCGGCCCCGAGGGCGGCCAGCCGCAGCTTCTCCTGCTCGTCCATGCGGTAGGCGCCGGACCCCTGGCCGGACGCGCCGAGGTGGTCGAAGAAGGACAGGACTTCGGCGTTCAGGCCGCGTTCCCGGCACGCCTTGGCGAATGTGTAGGCGCGGATCCGGCTCGGCGCCAAGGTATAGCCGTCGGCCGCGACGAAGATGACGTCGGCTCGGCGGAATGCCTTGATCTGGGCTTGGGAGAAGCTGACTTCCTGCACGTCGGGCCATCCGCGGTCGATCTATGATGATCGACCTAGATTTCGGCCAATTGGTTAAGATGCCATTAGCCCAAATGCCTATTTCCAGCTTGACCTGAACGCGGAGTTGCGGCTTCCTGCTCCATTAGAATTACCTCTGGTGGAGAAATGCGTATTCTGGTGACCGGCGGGGCCGGGTTCGTCGGGTCGAACCTTGCGGCCTTCTTCAAGCGCGACATGCCCGATGCCGATGTCGTGGCGCTCGACAACCTGCGCCGCCGCGGCAGCGAACTGGCGCTGCCCCGGCTGAGGGCGGCCGGGGTCGAGTTCAGGCACGGCGATGTCCGCAACCCCGAGGATCTGGCCGAGGCCGGCGATTTCGACCTGATGCTGGAATGTTCGGCCGAGCCGTCGGTCCACGCCGGCTACGGCGCTTCCCCGGCCTATGTCGTCAACACGAACCTGATGGGCACGGTCAATTGCCTGGAGGCGGTGCGCCGGTGCGGTGCCGCGCTGGTCTTCCTGTCCACCAGCAGGGTCTACCCGATCGCCGGGCTCCGGGGCCTGCCGCTTCAGGCGGTCGGCAAGCGTCTCGCGCCGGCCATCGGCGCGGCGGGACCGGGCTGGTCGGAAGCCGGCATCACCACCGCCTTCCCGATGGCCGGCAGCCGGTCGATCTACGGGGCGACCAAGCTGGCGTCCGAACTCCTGATCGAGGAGTACGGCGCGATGTACGGGCTGCGCGCGGTGGTCAACCGGTGCGGCGTGCTGACCGGCCCGTGGCAGATGGGCAAGGTGGACCAGGGCTTCGTGGTCCTGTGGGCGGCCCGGCACCTGTTCGGCGGATCGCTGGCCTATATGGGATTCGACGGAACCGGGGCGCAGGTGCGGGACATCCTGCACGTCGCCGACCTGTACGACCTGATCCGGCTGCAGGTGGACCGGATCGGCGACCATGCCGGCCGGACCTACAATGTCGGGGGCGGGGCGGGGACGAGCGTTTCACTGGCGGAATTGACGGACCTCTGCGTGCGCCGCTGCCAGCGCGTCGTCGAGATCGGCCGCGATCCGGAAACCCGCGCGGCCGACATTCCCTACTACGTCACGGACAATGCCGCGGTGACCGCGGCGACCGGCTGGAAGCCGACCCGCGGTGTTGAGACGATCGTCGGGGATATCTTCGGCTGGCTGGAAGCCCATGGCGCCGAGGTTCAGCCAATCCTGCGCTGAGACCGCCCGAAGCGCATTCGAGGCGCATTTAACCTTTCGTTATTCGTTACCTCCTACTTTTGGCCGATCCGGCATAGCGACCCATTGCCGCAGGAGGAGAAGCCCCCATGAAGGTCCTATTCAGCAATCCGCCCTGGTGGCTGGAGCAGGTCACGGTCA contains:
- a CDS encoding quinone oxidoreductase family protein, translating into MTTARMIRIAEFGPPDVMRLEMADLPPPGSGEAQVRQNAVGFNYIDVYQRKGVYPLPLPTGLGHEGAGVVEAVGPEVRDIAVGDRVAYMNAGLGAYADIRNVPAAKLVKIPAEVTDEQAASLLFKGLTAQYLLKKTHAVQAGDLVLVHAAAGGVGQILSRWAKALGAHVVGTAGSPEKCAIARAAGCDVAVDYTDPDWPERLLKETGGRKARVVYDSVGRDTFLKSLDCAAPFGLVVVYGAASGPAPAIDPELLNKKGNLFLTRPSVFPHNADPATFRANAADLFEAIAAGMVKVEIGRRFALAEAAEAHRAAESRATTGAILLLP
- a CDS encoding RES family NAD+ phosphorylase; amino-acid sequence: MRVWRLTRLPFADLSGAGAELLGGRWTSPRTPVVYAAMDAALAALELRANLDLDFALVPDDYVLLGIDTNYLGFEDAPHLENREACRAFGDRWLAEARSALLRVPSALMPESHNILINPRHHDARHARIACQRPWRPCA
- the parS gene encoding type II RES/Xre toxin-antitoxin system antitoxin, yielding MISAAQVIALVGGEKTTGRTLSSDLDIARLVRDGLPVDVIDHLLELQVISQAEVDRIVAPPKVLAERRRKKCLTPEQSGRVIRIARIIADAMETFRSREKALTWLRRPSKALEDEAPLDLLDTEEGARLVEHLLGRIAHGLAA
- a CDS encoding SDR family oxidoreductase, with the protein product MQQPQTPRLFCFGLGFSPLAFIDLTRREHGPEGWRIAGTTRSPDKAAAHSARGIETHLFDRGRPLDDAAAALAGTTHLLTAVPPDADGDPVLDHHAADIAALMPGLRWVGYLSTTGVYGDHDGAWVDESTPLQPTGRRQKQRAAAEQAWLRLRRDHEVPVHLFRLAGIYGPGRSVIDSVRNGTARRIDKPGQVFSRIHVDDIARTLRASIDRPNPGAAYNLCDDNPAPGHEVTAFACELLGVEPPPLVPFDRAELSPMAASFYADNKKVRNDRIKDELGVTLKYPDYRPALRDQLRQEGRTED
- a CDS encoding tetratricopeptide repeat protein; its protein translation is MTRYNDPPNRSAIRRLPVLAVLAILAAVPAAAADREAVEHAREATACMQLAEKRPDAAFDSALTWEDRGGGDMARLCQAMALFHQGQFQAAATRLEDLVPTLGKDTPEGASSLLARAGWAWLRAGDTAKAERSYTQALGYSPRDPELMIDRAFARAEAQRYWEAIEDLNRAIDLAPRRAEAYLYRAGAYRALGNDSKALDDVGVALQLEPSNPEALLLRGNLRAVTGNAEGAKSDWNTVMRIDPDTTSARAAADNLKRLRDGQAAPPAAGAPPAR
- a CDS encoding NAD-dependent epimerase/dehydratase family protein, with the protein product MAIVIVTGSAGLIGAEATRYFHAKGLDVVGIDNDMRRYFFGDGASTRWSLERLARDIPAYRHHAVDIRDAAAIEAIFERYGADIAAVVHTAAQPSHDWAAREPVTDFTTNANGTLNLLEATRKFCGDAVFIFTSTNKVYGDTPNALPLVELETRWELSQDHPWAEHGIPEAMSIDHTLHSLFGASKVAADVLVQEYGRYFGMRTAVFRGGCLTGPGHSGAELHGFLSYLMKCAVVGRPYTVFGYKGKQVRDNIHSHDLVSAFWHVFEAPRPGAVYNMGGGRHSNCSMLEAIGICEELTGRPMDITYRDDNRVGDHIWWISDIRVFRRDYPGWSQRYDLRRIMEDIFEGCREQVPAT
- a CDS encoding glycosyltransferase: MQEVSFSQAQIKAFRRADVIFVAADGYTLAPSRIRAYTFAKACRERGLNAEVLSFFDHLGASGQGSGAYRMDEQEKLRLAALGADILKLNPTAILYMQKVSYHSLSVALAAGMNGNPVVLDYDDFDFRSPFMPGMTRFMPSIGPVPATAEMARSSDLCVCASRQLVEIISQFNERCELVPTGTDLSMFDAGLRDAAGRGPGDPVELIWLGDIWGPQIVADVTMAIDAFAALPPSIRDLARLTIVGFGDFWPEFKATLAARLGDLPNLVFRERIAPTEAPALLARCDIGLLPLADNPFNHCKSPTKMFEYMAMKVAVLGTPVGEAAHILRDGESGMLASDLPGYMRRMGTLILDGDLRRAMTERAYATVLDGYHLGAMGDRLVCLLDGVREDRRRRDAERTLTGA
- a CDS encoding NAD-dependent epimerase/dehydratase family protein, yielding MRILVTGGAGFVGSNLAAFFKRDMPDADVVALDNLRRRGSELALPRLRAAGVEFRHGDVRNPEDLAEAGDFDLMLECSAEPSVHAGYGASPAYVVNTNLMGTVNCLEAVRRCGAALVFLSTSRVYPIAGLRGLPLQAVGKRLAPAIGAAGPGWSEAGITTAFPMAGSRSIYGATKLASELLIEEYGAMYGLRAVVNRCGVLTGPWQMGKVDQGFVVLWAARHLFGGSLAYMGFDGTGAQVRDILHVADLYDLIRLQVDRIGDHAGRTYNVGGGAGTSVSLAELTDLCVRRCQRVVEIGRDPETRAADIPYYVTDNAAVTAATGWKPTRGVETIVGDIFGWLEAHGAEVQPILR